The following coding sequences lie in one Crassostrea angulata isolate pt1a10 chromosome 10, ASM2561291v2, whole genome shotgun sequence genomic window:
- the LOC128165304 gene encoding protein DEK-like, producing MSDVENNRESAPEKEEMEEDKEPVHDTSKSEDSEDEAKEKKSPVKSPKKSTNEKKEEPMSGDDDEDDEEEEELQPGLLERPVIIESGKRREKKKVERLSMQEVVPKESRKFEVGEGSGDKLGDCARIEYHISKGKVDDLKALHRLCFNSPGKATLIRKNLRLFNGFTFKKGDDEYKKKLANLKKNTVAVLKKVCEVLDLERKGVRDEIAERILDFCLCPKDSGKGIPASKKRKRKSKTGGKAEGKKKVAKKEKTPKSASKKKTSSDAEVSESEEESDDESKEDSASSAEEEEDTPPAKKKKTETPKKPAAKKAAPKKEAKKEKKASPKKAESSDEESDEDSDEEPLAKKKEPQPPSDKELKGLIKKILDKANLEEVTMKTVVKQVYSKYPTFDLSDKKDFIKETVREMIS from the exons ATGTCAGATGTAGAGAACAACAGAGAATCTGCTCCAGAGAAAGAAGAGATG GAAGAAGACAAAGAGCCAGTTCATGATACGTCAAAATCAGAAGACTCAGAGGATGAAGCTAAGGAAAAGAAGAGTCCAGTTAAATCTCCTAAGAAGTCCACGAATGAAAAGAAAGAAGAACCAATGAgtggtgatgatgatgaagatgacGAGGAAGAGGAAGAATTACAAC CTGGTCTCTTAGAGCGCCCTGTAATTATTGAATCTGGTAAAagaagagagaaaaagaaagtaGAACGTCTCAGCATGCAAGAAGTAGTCCCAAAAGAATCTAGAAAGTTTGAGGTGGGAGAAGGATCTGGTGACAAACTAGGAGACTGTGCACGAA TTGAGTATCATATTTCAAAAGGAAAAGTTGATGATTTAAAAGCCTTACACAGACTCTGCTTCAACAGTCCAGGAAAG GCAACACTAATAAGAAAAAATTTGCGCCTCTTTAACggatttacatttaaaaagggTGATGATGAATACAAAAAGAAATtggcaaatttaaaaaa AAACACTGTAGCTGTCCTTAAGAAAGTGTGTGAGGTGTTGGATTTAGAGAGAAAAGGAGTTCGTGATGAAATAGCAGAGAGAATACTTGATTTTTGTTTATGTCCAAAAGACTCAGGAAAAGGCATTCCAGCTTCCAAAAAACGAAAAA GGAAGTCAAAAACTGGAGGCAAGGCAGAGGGAAAGAAAAAAGTAGCAAAGAAGGAGAAAACTCCGAAAAGTGCCAGCAAAAAGAAAACATCTTCAGACGCTGAGGTCTCTGAGAGTGAAGAAGAATCAGATGATGAAAGCAAAGAAGACTCTGCTTCATCAGCAGAAGAGGAAGAAGAT actCCTCCagcaaagaaaaagaaaacagaaacGCCTAAGAAACCTGCTGCAAAGAAGGCTGCACCAAAAAAGGAGgctaaaaaggaaaagaaagccTCACCAAAGAAAGCAG AGTCATCAGATGAAGAGAGTGATGAAGATTCTGATGAAGAACCACTTGCAAAGAAGAAGGAGCCACAACCCCCATCA GATAAGGAATTGAAGGGTTTAATAAAGAAGATCCTCGACAAAGCCAACCTAGAAGAAGTGACCATGAAAACAGTTGTCAAACAG gtttATTCAAAGTATCCAACATTTGATCTGTCAGATAAAAAAGATTTCATCAAAGAAACAGTTCGAGAG ATGATATCGTGA
- the LOC128165305 gene encoding probable E3 ubiquitin-protein ligase RNF144A: MATYSAGNNSVDLAIDPLITCRLCLMECSLQEMYELHDCKCLYCEKCVKQYLQVLITDGSILTITCPDAKCKKQGRIEAAEIESLVDGNMYERYRRLRHQREIELDPNRTFCPEAGCEAICHVCSTSTGERYNPTQVDCPECGLQFCSVCKAKWHGAMTCDDLMFSGRQEDAGIPYNSREDALIKRCPVCWVPIERNDGCAQMMCKRCKHVFCWYCLTSLDHDFLLRHYDKGPCKNKLGHSRASVIWHRTQVVGIFAGFGVLLLVASPFLLLAAPCILCCKCKLCKCCEEEDDVIDVVTA, from the exons ATGGCGACATACTCGGCAGGAAATAATTCAGTGGACCTGGCCATTGATCCTCTCATCACATGTCGCCTGTGTCTGATGGAATGCTCCCTACAGGAGATGTACGAATTACACGACTGTAAATGTCTCTACTGTGAAAAG TGTGTGAAACAGTATCTACAGGTGTTGATCACTGATGGGAGTATTCTTACAATCACCTGTCCAGATGCCAAGTGTAAAAAACAGGGGAGGATCGAAGCTGCAGAG attgaATCTTTAGTGGATGGTAATATGTATGAAAGATATCGACGACTAAGACACCAAAGAG AGATTGAGCTGGACCCCAATCGAACGTTTTGCCCAGAGGCTGGATGTGAAGCTATCTGCCATGTGTGTAGCACATCAACAGGAGAAAGATACAATCCTACTCAAGTAGACTGTCCAGAG TGTGGCCTCCAGTTTTGTTCAGTGTGTAAGGCTAAGTGGCATGGAGCCATGACCTGTGATGACCTGATGTTCAGCGGAAGACAGGAGGATGCTGg CATCCCCTACAATAGTCGAGAGGACGCTCTGATCAAGCGATGTCCGGTCTGCTGGGTTCCGATCGAGCGGAACGATGGTTGTGCCCAGATGATGTGTAAGCGCTGTAAGCACGTGTTCTGCTGGTACTGTTTGACTTCTCTAGAT catgacTTTTTGCTGAGGCATTATGATAAGGGACCATGTAAAAACAAACTTGGACACTCCAGAGCCTCTGTTATTTGGCACAGAACACAg gtGGTGGGAATCTTTGCTGGATTTGGTGTGCTGCTCCTAGTTGCCTCCCCTTTCCTGCTTCTTGCAGCTCCGTGCATTCTATGCTGTAAATGTAAGCTTTGTAAATGCTGTGAAGAGGAGGACGATGTCATTGATGTAGTGACAGCATGA
- the LOC128165306 gene encoding ribonucleoside-diphosphate reductase small chain-like: MLSSRSPRATQEITAQLRKSKINDENEMPENLKNTVLNNRKVLGDSNIPNIIEKTNEPIKKTSRKPKKVEPLLEDNPRRFVVFPIQYHDIWQMYKKAEASFWTAEEVDLSKDLGHWEALKDEERHFISHVLAFFAASDGIVNENLVERFSKEVQATEARCFYGFQIAMENIHSEMYSLLIDTYIKDPKQRDYLFNAIETLPCVKKKADWAIKWIGDQEADFGERVVAFAAVEGIFFSGSFAAIFWLKKRGIMPGLTFSNELISRDEGLHCDFACLMFSHLLNRPSKERIYEIICDAVKIEQEFLTEALPCNLIGMNCKLMKQYIEFVADRLLLELKCEKVYNVENPFDFMEHISLEGKTNFFEKRVGEYQKMGVMNGNDSSKHEFTLDADF; the protein is encoded by the exons ATGCTTTCAAGTCGGTCACCAAGAGCAACTCAAGAAATTACTGCACAACTGAGGAAATCGAAGATTAACGACGAAAACGAG ATGccagaaaacttaaaaaacacaGTTTTAAACAACAGAAAAGTTCTTGGAGACAGCAATATACCC AATATTATAGAAAAAACAAACGAG CCAATCAAGAAAACATCCAGAAAGCCCAAGAAAGTTGAACCCTTGCTGGAGGACAATCCCCGACGCTTTGTAGTCTTCCCAATCCAGTACCATGATATCTGGCAAATGTACAAGAAGGCTGAAGCCTCATTCTGGACTGCTGAGGAGGTCGATCTCTCCAAGGATCTGGGTCACTGGGAAGCTCTGAAGGATGAGGAACGCCACTTCATCTCCCATGTTCTTGCTTTCTTTGCTGCCAGTGATGGAATCGTCAATGAAAATTTG GTGGAGAGGTTCAGTAAAGAAGTACAGGCTACAGAGGCCCGATGTTTCTATGGATTCCAGATTGCCATGGAAAACATCCACTCCGAAATGTACAGCTTACTCATTGATACCTACATCAAGGACCCCAAACAGAG AGATTACCTCTTCAATGCCATTGAGACCTTGCCATGTGTCAAAAAGAAGGCAGACTGGGCCATTAAGTGGATCGGTGACCAGGAAGCTGACTTTGGAGAGAGAGTAGTGGCCTTTGCTGCAGTGGAGGGTATCTTCTTCAGTGGAAGCTTTGCTGCCATCTTCTGGCTGAAGAAGCGAGGAATCATGCCAGGGCTTACCTTCAGTAATGAGCTGATTAGTAGAGATGAG GGATTACACTGCGACTTTGCCTGCCTGATGTTCAGCCATCTCTTAAACCGTCCATCCAAAGAAAGAATATATGAAATCATCTGTGATGCCGTCAAGATTGAACAAGAATTTCTGACGGAAGCTCTGCCTTGTAACCTCATAGGGATGAACTGCAAACTGATGAAACAGTACATTGAATTTGTTGCTGACAGACTACTACTAGAACTTAAATGTGAAAAG GTTTACAATGTCGAGAACCCTTTTGACTTTATGGAACACATATCCTTGGAAGGAAAGacaaatttctttgaaaagcgTGTCGGGGAATACCAGAAAATGGGCGTCATGAATGGAAATGATTCCTCCAAGCATGAGTTTACTCTTGATGCCGACTTCTAA
- the LOC128166639 gene encoding O(6)-methylguanine-induced apoptosis 2-like, with the protein MAATDSIRVVDDDYVKRIHSRTTSGHLHKGHGIVAATASIPSKYQTIVTDNSDKRGFGAQAKRFQSDFAMTDAPGPGSYVKHNSVENNSASFSKKGTGGFASKSKKGLKYVGTSAPGPGVYSLPNMLRTQSDFNRSEVGRLFQKPIAQATELEKKEKRPAPNQYQVLKVQLGKANNVSADAAFKSRSKREVINIKDIARNPAPGQYTVKDHLQHESVKVPFSSFKSKSKRQMQPSPVPVPGPGAYKPNEPVDPAKKQLFPRKHYLCISAPAMPLPDTPPQPGPAAYDLVDYQGPAKHYMSSSAFVSTTSRWTGNGPTGELPGPAHYRPVEPNKQSFIYNAAGKWI; encoded by the exons ATGGCGGCTACCGATAGTATTCGTGTAGTTGATGATGATTATGTGAAAAGAATTCATAGTAGAACAACATCAGGCCATTTGCATAAGG GTCATGGCATTGTTGCAGCGACAGCTTCAATACCCAGTAAATATCAAACTATTGTGACTGACAATAGCGACAAGAGAGGATTCGGGGCACAAGCGAAACGTTTTCAGTCAGATTTTGCCATG ACAGATGCACCTGGTCCAGGCAGTTATGTCAAACATAATTCAGTAGAAAACAATAGTGCTTCCTTTTCAAAGAAAGGAACAGGGGGATTTGCATCAAAG TCCAAGAAAGGTTTGAAGTATGTCGGTACCAGTGCACCTGGACCTGGTGTCTACAGTTTGCCAAATATGTTGAGGACACAGAGTGATTTCAATCGCTCAGAGGTAGGAAGGCTGTTCCAAAAACCCATAGCACAAGCAACAGAACTGGAGAAGAAAGAAAAGAGACCAGCACCTAATCAATATCAA GTTTTAAAAGTACAGTTGGGAAAAGCTAATAACGTGTCGGCAGATGCAGCGTTTAAATCAAGAAGTAAAAGAGAGGTTATCAATATAAAAGATATAGCCAGAAATCCTGCACCAG gCCAGTATACAGTAAAAGATCATCTCCAACATGAAAGTGTGAAAGTTCCATTTTCTagtttcaaatcaaaatcaaagCGACAGATGCAACCAAGTCCTGTTCCA GTGCCAGGACCTGGTGCATATAAACCAAATGAACCTGTTGATCCTgccaaaaaacaacttttccc GAGGAAGCACTACCTGTGTATCTCTGCCCCCGCCATGCCCCTACCAGACACGCCGCCCCAGCCTGGACCCGCCGCCTATGACCTGGTCGACTATCAGGGTCCTGCCAAACATTATATGTCTAGCTCTGCTTTTGTGTCCACAACCAGTCGATGGACAGGGAATGGTCCAACTGGAGAATTACCTGGGCCAG ctcATTATCGACCTGTTGAGCCAAATAAACAGTCATTTATCTACAACGCTGCAGGAAAATGGATTTAA
- the LOC128166640 gene encoding neurensin-1-like — protein sequence MSKESTGLFTDKPTSPKYAEEKHDSVSTPKEKKTGKVFFDDDVPEKKKGVCPYYFGVRSYLHNFYDSATYKDPSIYEEDDDNRYLLNPHARRRRCRPIWLKVCIWIGVNLLVLGVLAILAGYFIPTKSIIRKGDVQENVGYVDEDAVRFNTTLDLLKLVGLILFCVGGILLAVALMFPTFMSNMCSDDIGEEAIRIQSGEEKPPLSPIEMTIPATSKVKGVQPPFSSKQKIHFQEDSVKFKEQ from the coding sequence ATGTCAAAGGAGAGCACGGGTTTATTTACGGACAAACCGACCTCTCCGAAATACGCCGAGGAAAAGCATGATTCAGTCTCCACACCCAAAGAGAAGAAGACAGGGAAGGTGTTCTTCGACGATGATGTGCCGGAGAAGAAGAAAGGGGTGTGTCCTTACTACTTCGGCGTGAGATCCTACCTCCATAACTTCTACGACTCGGCGACGTACAAGGATCCCAGCATCTACGAGGAAGATGATGACAACCGGTACCTCCTCAACCCGCATGCGCGCCGACGCCGATGTCGTCCGATTTGGTTGAAAGTTTGTATATGGATTGGAGTTAATCTTCTAGTGTTGGGTGTTCTTGCAATTCTGGCTGGGTATTTCATACCGACGAAATCCATCATCCGTAAGGGTGACGTTCAAGAGAACGTCGGATACGTTGACGAAGATGCTGTCAGATTCAATACCACGCTTGATCTGTTGAAGCTAGTTGGTCTGATATTGTTCTGTGTCGGGGGAATCCTTCTGGCTGTGGCCCTTATGTTTCCGACATTCATGTCCAACATGTGTTCCGATGACATAGGCGAGGAGGCGATCCGGATTCAGTCGGGAGAGGAGAAGCCACCCCTGAGTCCTATTGAGATGACCATACCCGCCACCTCCAAAGTGAAAGGTGTTCAACCGCCATTTAGTTCTAAACAGAAAATTCACTTCCAAGAAGATTCTGTAAAATTCAAGGAACAGTAA